Proteins encoded in a region of the Mycolicibacterium duvalii genome:
- a CDS encoding acyl-CoA dehydrogenase family protein, producing MADHRTPDPQTRALIEQSVGEMFAHAEQDRFHRLTTMLGELGWSEVAEEYPPAAQEILATQHALSLTTSDLLDITLIDRLSPTLPTAPPVGRSLVLLPSPPGSGPSPGPGRAGGLLQGPPQPDDTIVVPFIAADGIRVATVPAAEVDVVPLHTFDPSVSWLQATATVADEGQPVAAEWPAAVAAGRRQIATEILALAGHAIELTVAHVSTRRQYGHSIAAFQVVRHQLAEAQAEVDGARALLAEAATDGGYAPARAAKIAAGRAQRVARAAALQLNGAIGLTEESVLHRYVARAMQLDVLLGSARVLERELAEELFAPDAAGIPLPPLVLAR from the coding sequence ATGGCCGATCACCGCACACCCGACCCGCAGACCCGGGCTCTCATCGAACAATCCGTCGGCGAGATGTTCGCCCACGCCGAGCAGGACCGCTTTCACCGCTTGACGACGATGCTGGGTGAACTCGGCTGGAGTGAGGTCGCCGAGGAATACCCGCCGGCCGCGCAAGAAATCCTGGCGACCCAGCATGCCCTGTCGCTGACGACGTCGGACCTGCTCGACATCACGCTGATCGACCGGCTCAGCCCCACTCTTCCCACGGCTCCTCCGGTCGGACGTTCCCTCGTCCTACTGCCGTCGCCACCGGGTAGCGGCCCCTCTCCGGGTCCCGGCCGCGCCGGTGGATTGCTCCAGGGGCCGCCGCAACCCGACGACACCATCGTGGTGCCCTTCATCGCTGCTGACGGTATTCGGGTGGCCACGGTGCCGGCAGCCGAGGTCGACGTCGTGCCGCTGCACACCTTCGACCCATCCGTGTCCTGGTTGCAGGCCACGGCAACGGTCGCTGACGAGGGCCAACCGGTGGCCGCCGAATGGCCCGCCGCCGTCGCGGCCGGCCGACGCCAGATCGCCACGGAAATCCTGGCTCTGGCAGGGCACGCGATAGAACTCACCGTCGCACATGTGAGTACCCGTCGACAGTACGGACACAGCATCGCCGCCTTTCAGGTCGTCCGCCACCAGCTCGCCGAAGCCCAAGCCGAAGTCGATGGTGCCCGAGCGCTTCTCGCCGAAGCCGCCACCGACGGTGGTTACGCGCCGGCCCGCGCGGCCAAGATTGCCGCCGGCCGAGCCCAGCGTGTGGCGCGGGCGGCGGCGCTGCAGTTGAACGGTGCAATCGGCTTGACCGAGGAGAGCGTCCTGCACCGCTACGTGGCCCGCGCCATGCAGCTCGATGTGCTACTCGGCAGCGCCCGTGTCCTCGAACGTGAGTTGGCCGAAGAACTGTTTGCGCCGGACGCCGCGGGAATCCCGCTGCCGCCGCTGGTGCTCGCCAGATAG
- a CDS encoding nuclear transport factor 2 family protein, giving the protein MADPRQAALAPVFGQPALAGPDLMNTLIELFSDSIRYMIAPPSLAANIDMQGIEKVRPTMLGLAGVFKEIQWWADRVVAGHTDVVVYAHSRGLLINDQPFTNTYVLRCTFDDTGRICEMQEFVDVGSANKIMESLAESAAHG; this is encoded by the coding sequence ATGGCCGATCCGCGGCAGGCCGCGCTTGCGCCCGTATTCGGTCAGCCCGCGCTTGCCGGGCCTGATCTGATGAACACCTTGATCGAATTGTTCTCCGATTCCATCCGTTACATGATCGCGCCGCCGTCGTTGGCGGCCAACATCGACATGCAAGGAATCGAGAAGGTCCGGCCAACCATGCTTGGGCTCGCCGGCGTTTTCAAAGAGATTCAGTGGTGGGCCGACCGTGTAGTTGCCGGCCACACGGACGTCGTGGTCTATGCGCATTCGCGCGGCTTGTTGATCAACGACCAACCTTTCACCAACACCTACGTGTTGCGGTGCACCTTCGATGACACCGGGCGGATATGCGAGATGCAGGAATTCGTCGACGTGGGCAGTGCCAACAAGATCATGGAGAGTCTGGCCGAATCTGCCGCGCACGGCTGA
- a CDS encoding nuclear transport factor 2 family protein, whose amino-acid sequence MTEHPTTQSRIADGRDEVIELAYRPWQLIGAGRLEDGLALLDDSGTWWAISSRTTTPMAEIKPTLRGVFGLIGPSFEFTDAIVESDRVALMVECRADLPDGVAFHNVCTFITRVDLDRGVVVEVREYVDSLHSAQTLKPAMAAAGVKASG is encoded by the coding sequence ATGACGGAGCACCCCACAACGCAGTCCAGGATCGCGGACGGACGGGACGAGGTCATCGAACTCGCTTACCGGCCATGGCAGCTGATCGGAGCCGGCCGACTCGAAGACGGGTTGGCGTTGCTCGACGACTCGGGCACCTGGTGGGCCATCTCCTCCCGAACGACGACGCCGATGGCCGAGATCAAGCCCACGCTGCGCGGCGTCTTCGGACTCATCGGACCGTCGTTTGAATTTACCGATGCCATCGTGGAGTCCGACCGCGTTGCTTTGATGGTCGAGTGCCGCGCCGATCTGCCCGACGGCGTCGCGTTCCACAACGTCTGCACGTTCATCACGCGAGTGGACCTCGACCGCGGTGTGGTGGTCGAGGTCCGTGAGTACGTAGACAGCTTGCATTCTGCGCAGACCCTAAAGCCGGCCATGGCTGCCGCGGGCGTCAAGGCGTCCGGCTGA
- a CDS encoding SDR family NAD(P)-dependent oxidoreductase, with product MNFDSKVAVVTGAASGIGEATAKRLAQYGAKVVIADIDEDGAKRVAAEIAHSGGEAAFRRTDIAREDDVTSLIAFAVSTYGGLHLAHNNAAIGHTPTPLHELDTATFDTVTGIGLRGTFFCMRAEIAHMIGHGGGAIVNTASGAGLKAAAGLHAYVATKHAVVGLTRNAGLDYAPYDIRVNAVAPGPIKTPQMASYPQELQDQWARLIPMGRMGTTEEVADVVTFLLSDAAGFVTGTTLEIDGAYVQSSTQ from the coding sequence ATGAATTTCGACTCCAAAGTCGCGGTTGTCACCGGCGCCGCTTCAGGTATCGGCGAGGCCACCGCCAAACGACTCGCCCAGTACGGAGCCAAAGTCGTCATCGCCGATATCGACGAAGACGGCGCCAAGCGCGTTGCCGCCGAGATCGCCCACAGCGGCGGCGAGGCTGCATTTCGACGCACAGACATCGCCCGGGAGGACGACGTCACCTCGTTGATCGCCTTCGCCGTCTCCACCTACGGTGGCCTCCACCTGGCTCACAACAACGCCGCCATCGGTCACACCCCGACACCGCTGCACGAACTGGATACCGCGACATTCGACACCGTCACCGGTATCGGATTGCGCGGTACGTTCTTTTGCATGCGCGCCGAGATTGCTCACATGATCGGCCACGGCGGTGGCGCCATCGTCAACACCGCCTCGGGAGCCGGGCTCAAAGCGGCTGCCGGGCTGCATGCGTATGTCGCTACCAAGCACGCGGTCGTCGGCCTGACGCGAAACGCCGGATTGGACTACGCGCCCTACGATATTCGCGTGAACGCCGTCGCACCGGGGCCCATCAAGACGCCTCAGATGGCGAGTTATCCCCAAGAACTGCAAGATCAATGGGCCCGACTGATCCCGATGGGCCGAATGGGGACCACGGAAGAGGTTGCCGACGTCGTTACCTTCCTCCTGTCGGACGCGGCCGGCTTCGTCACCGGGACCACTCTCGAGATCGACGGCGCGTACGTCCAGTCAAGCACGCAGTGA
- a CDS encoding SDR family NAD(P)-dependent oxidoreductase encodes MVFCPEDILLTDRVAVVTGGGTGIGRGIAAGLAAFGASVAIWEQDPETCATAAESIGALGITTDVRDGSQVDSALAQTAAELGTVTILINNAGGTFNSPLLETTENGWDALYRSNLRHVLLCTQRVARAMVDDAVGGSIINITSIEGTRAAPGFAAYAAAKAGVINYTKTAALELAPHGIRVNALAPDYTMTDGLAELATAGLARAAEGMVPMGRAGHVDEMAGAAVFLASSLAGYITGQTIGVDGGTDAGRGWYQHPTTGDYVLGPTS; translated from the coding sequence ATGGTGTTCTGTCCCGAAGACATTCTGCTGACCGACAGGGTCGCCGTGGTAACGGGTGGCGGCACTGGGATTGGTCGTGGCATCGCGGCTGGGCTGGCGGCATTCGGGGCCTCGGTTGCTATCTGGGAACAAGACCCAGAAACCTGCGCTACAGCCGCTGAGTCGATCGGCGCGCTGGGCATCACCACCGACGTGCGCGATGGTAGCCAGGTAGATAGCGCACTCGCTCAAACGGCCGCCGAATTGGGTACCGTCACGATTCTGATCAACAATGCGGGCGGAACCTTCAATTCCCCGCTGTTGGAGACGACCGAGAACGGTTGGGACGCTTTGTACCGCAGCAACCTTCGCCATGTGCTGCTGTGCACTCAGCGCGTCGCCCGGGCGATGGTGGACGACGCGGTCGGCGGCAGCATCATCAACATCACGTCGATCGAGGGCACTCGGGCAGCACCGGGCTTCGCCGCCTATGCGGCCGCCAAAGCCGGCGTCATCAACTACACGAAAACCGCGGCGTTGGAACTGGCACCCCACGGCATCCGGGTCAACGCGCTCGCGCCCGACTACACGATGACCGACGGTCTGGCCGAACTCGCCACAGCGGGCTTGGCTCGCGCGGCTGAGGGTATGGTACCCATGGGCCGCGCCGGGCACGTCGACGAGATGGCAGGCGCTGCAGTGTTTCTCGCCTCTAGCCTGGCCGGCTATATCACCGGCCAAACCATCGGAGTCGATGGCGGAACCGATGCCGGACGGGGCTGGTACCAGCATCCCACCACAGGCGACTATGTGTTGGGACCAACCAGCTGA
- a CDS encoding cytochrome P450: MTDTHPQSQPRATIDLDHHSPKFRADPFGPIHQMREAGCPVAHSDHHGGFWALMDYASVFDAARDDDLFNSYPSVGVPPSGMPFPILPIESDPPQTRELRDVTLRQFSPGSAEAARPMATAIADELIDEFIERGTCDIVAEFTTPLPARMILRLLEWDESRYLDWVHWVHTLVHDRAQDPEKAGIAGMELFGEIAKQLQERRAAGLGDDLFSDILRGTLDGQPLDDTQITMYGFLMMLGGMDTTSGLTGNVLLRLCEQPELRRQLIEDPSLLEKGTDEFLRHCTPVVGQARTVSRDANFHGQQLEQGDRALLMWAAANRDPAVFADPDVMDLRRPNARKHMSFGVGIHRCLGSHFARMMFQVMLTQIMERLPDFELAGEYERFPDAGEVNAVRRLPIKFTPGPSLRR; the protein is encoded by the coding sequence ATGACAGATACTCATCCCCAATCACAGCCACGCGCCACCATCGACCTCGACCACCACTCGCCGAAGTTTCGTGCCGATCCCTTCGGTCCGATTCATCAGATGCGCGAGGCAGGATGTCCGGTAGCGCATTCCGATCACCACGGTGGATTCTGGGCACTGATGGACTACGCGTCGGTGTTCGATGCAGCACGCGACGACGACCTGTTCAACTCGTACCCGTCGGTCGGGGTGCCGCCCAGCGGAATGCCCTTTCCGATCCTGCCCATCGAATCCGATCCACCGCAGACCAGGGAACTGCGCGATGTCACGCTACGACAGTTCTCGCCCGGGTCAGCCGAGGCGGCGCGGCCCATGGCCACCGCGATCGCCGATGAGTTGATCGACGAGTTCATCGAACGCGGCACCTGCGACATCGTCGCCGAATTCACCACACCGCTGCCCGCCCGCATGATCCTGCGCCTGCTGGAGTGGGACGAGTCGCGATACCTCGATTGGGTGCACTGGGTGCACACCCTGGTACACGACCGCGCCCAAGACCCGGAGAAGGCCGGTATCGCCGGCATGGAGTTGTTCGGCGAGATCGCCAAGCAGCTCCAGGAACGCCGTGCCGCGGGGCTGGGTGACGACCTGTTCAGCGACATCCTGCGCGGCACCCTCGACGGCCAGCCGCTCGACGACACCCAGATCACCATGTACGGCTTCCTGATGATGCTCGGCGGCATGGACACCACCAGCGGGCTGACCGGCAACGTGCTGCTGCGGCTGTGCGAACAGCCAGAACTTCGCCGGCAGTTGATCGAGGATCCGAGCCTGCTCGAAAAGGGCACCGACGAGTTCCTCCGGCACTGCACGCCGGTGGTCGGGCAGGCTCGCACGGTCTCGCGTGACGCGAATTTCCATGGTCAGCAGCTAGAGCAGGGTGACCGGGCGCTGTTGATGTGGGCGGCCGCCAATCGCGACCCCGCGGTCTTCGCAGACCCCGATGTCATGGACCTGCGCCGACCGAACGCCCGCAAGCACATGTCCTTCGGTGTCGGCATCCACCGCTGCCTGGGGTCACATTTCGCCCGGATGATGTTCCAGGTCATGCTCACCCAGATCATGGAACGCCTGCCCGATTTCGAACTGGCCGGCGAGTACGAACGATTCCCGGACGCGGGCGAAGTAAATGCGGTACGCCGCCTGCCGATCAAGTTCACGCCCGGTCCGTCGTTGCGACGCTGA
- a CDS encoding SDR family NAD(P)-dependent oxidoreductase, which translates to MSTAETTVWITGATSGIGAALAQTVPYPGARVINIARRPHPTLESVRADLSDPADWDVVADHLAAELADFGGRRAIFIHNAFVQDPVGLIGEVDPVAYRRHVLANAAAPLILGEAFLRNAPADVEVGLVMISSAAARVPFAGRAGYGAGKAAMEQWVRTVRAELAQRPENRWVVAIRPGAVDTPALRADAAVDVSVNPLAPSIRQALAAGEVDSPELAARRIWDQLPPGPDTPAVVLLGEMIAPPGR; encoded by the coding sequence GTGTCAACCGCTGAAACCACCGTGTGGATCACCGGTGCCACCAGCGGCATCGGGGCTGCCCTTGCGCAGACCGTGCCCTATCCCGGCGCGCGAGTCATCAACATCGCGCGACGACCGCATCCCACACTGGAGAGCGTCCGCGCCGACCTGTCCGATCCGGCCGACTGGGATGTGGTCGCCGACCACCTCGCCGCCGAACTCGCCGACTTCGGCGGCCGCCGCGCGATTTTCATCCACAATGCCTTCGTCCAGGATCCCGTCGGGCTGATCGGCGAGGTCGATCCGGTCGCCTACCGTCGTCACGTCCTCGCCAACGCCGCGGCGCCCTTGATCCTCGGCGAGGCATTCCTGCGCAACGCCCCCGCCGATGTCGAAGTCGGACTCGTGATGATCTCGTCCGCCGCTGCCCGGGTGCCGTTCGCCGGACGCGCGGGTTACGGTGCCGGCAAAGCGGCGATGGAGCAGTGGGTGAGAACCGTGCGGGCAGAGCTGGCACAGCGGCCCGAAAACCGGTGGGTGGTCGCCATCCGCCCGGGGGCTGTGGACACGCCGGCCCTTCGGGCCGACGCCGCAGTCGATGTGTCGGTGAACCCGTTGGCGCCCAGCATCCGGCAGGCACTCGCGGCCGGCGAGGTCGATTCGCCGGAACTGGCGGCGCGCCGTATCTGGGACCAGCTGCCTCCCGGTCCCGACACACCGGCCGTGGTGCTGCTCGGCGAGATGATCGCGCCACCGGGGCGCTAG
- a CDS encoding sugar phosphate isomerase/epimerase family protein codes for MSIASELVLYNGCLLATPFRDFVAAAASAGFDAVSVWPLVYHRAVSREGLTPAAMRQVLEDAGIACVELEGCDDWAPESPNDQGSTPFRSRWDRSAFFAAATELGADTVSAGLTGDQPVSVTEATDRFGALCTDAARFDLRVSLEFVAFGPVRDLATGWQILRDGGQPNGGLTIDVSHLIRGGWDEHVLADIPPDRIFAVQLCDGPLTPPADLTDEAMFHRELPGAGEFDVAAIISTLERHGVYTRVGAELFQSSWNARPPSSVTHELFDATRAVLHGNQRAN; via the coding sequence GTGAGTATCGCTTCTGAGCTCGTCCTCTACAACGGCTGCCTGCTGGCCACACCGTTTCGTGACTTCGTCGCCGCTGCGGCGTCCGCGGGTTTCGACGCGGTCAGCGTGTGGCCGCTGGTGTACCACCGGGCGGTCTCGCGCGAGGGGCTCACCCCGGCCGCCATGCGGCAGGTGCTCGAGGATGCCGGTATCGCGTGTGTCGAGCTGGAGGGCTGCGACGACTGGGCCCCCGAAAGCCCAAACGACCAGGGCAGTACGCCGTTTCGGTCCAGGTGGGACCGCTCGGCGTTCTTCGCCGCGGCCACCGAACTGGGCGCCGATACGGTCTCGGCAGGCCTCACCGGCGACCAGCCGGTGTCGGTTACCGAGGCCACCGACCGGTTTGGCGCGTTGTGCACCGACGCCGCGAGGTTCGACCTGCGGGTCTCCCTGGAGTTCGTCGCGTTCGGCCCGGTACGCGACCTGGCCACTGGCTGGCAGATCCTGCGTGACGGGGGCCAGCCCAACGGCGGCCTCACCATCGACGTCAGCCACCTGATCCGTGGTGGGTGGGACGAACACGTGCTGGCCGACATCCCGCCGGACCGCATTTTCGCGGTACAGCTGTGCGACGGTCCACTCACCCCGCCCGCCGACCTGACCGACGAGGCGATGTTTCACCGCGAGCTACCGGGCGCGGGCGAATTCGACGTCGCCGCAATCATTTCCACGCTCGAACGCCACGGTGTCTACACCCGGGTCGGCGCCGAGCTCTTCCAGTCGAGTTGGAACGCTCGGCCGCCGTCGTCGGTCACTCATGAGCTGTTCGACGCGACACGTGCTGTCCTGCACGGCAATCAACGGGCCAACTGA
- a CDS encoding TIGR03619 family F420-dependent LLM class oxidoreductase — MKFSIVLPNCMTVEAVSQPWEADLSGAEIARVARLADEIGFSTALVSEHFFFPTEHVALSGEHALHATTALGYFAGVTSRLRIGSLVSILTLQHPVVAAKAWATLDWLSGGRAVVGLGVGWLREEFDVLGVAFGKRGRLMNEYVDAMIELWTAERPAFHGRHVDFEDIAFAPKPVQTPYPPIWFGGDSRAAMQRVARIGSGWAPLQTPPERIPNRLEYIRSQPTWRDRPLDVFYSTAWLNMGDAHAVLDNPAAKGSWHADEVLDQCGRLAELGVTEIWVPPPPVRDLEEYLDHMRWLAAEIMRKLS, encoded by the coding sequence GTGAAATTTTCCATCGTGCTTCCCAACTGCATGACCGTCGAAGCGGTCAGTCAACCGTGGGAGGCCGACCTCAGCGGAGCCGAGATCGCCCGGGTCGCCCGCCTCGCCGACGAGATCGGGTTCAGCACCGCGCTGGTGTCCGAACACTTCTTCTTCCCCACCGAGCACGTCGCGCTCTCCGGTGAGCATGCGCTGCACGCCACGACGGCCCTCGGCTATTTCGCCGGTGTCACCAGCCGGCTTCGGATCGGATCGCTGGTCAGCATCCTCACCCTGCAACATCCCGTCGTCGCGGCCAAGGCCTGGGCAACGCTGGACTGGCTCAGCGGCGGACGTGCCGTCGTCGGGCTCGGGGTCGGATGGCTACGCGAGGAGTTCGACGTCCTGGGTGTCGCCTTCGGCAAAAGGGGCAGACTGATGAACGAATACGTCGACGCCATGATCGAGCTGTGGACCGCTGAACGACCCGCCTTCCACGGACGCCACGTCGATTTCGAGGATATCGCGTTCGCGCCCAAGCCAGTCCAAACACCTTATCCGCCAATCTGGTTCGGTGGTGACTCACGCGCCGCCATGCAGCGAGTCGCCCGAATCGGTTCCGGCTGGGCCCCCCTGCAGACTCCCCCCGAGCGGATCCCCAATCGACTGGAGTACATCCGGTCACAACCGACATGGCGCGACCGACCGCTGGATGTCTTCTACTCCACGGCCTGGCTCAACATGGGCGATGCCCATGCCGTCCTTGACAATCCGGCGGCCAAGGGCAGTTGGCATGCCGACGAGGTGCTCGACCAGTGCGGACGATTGGCAGAACTGGGCGTCACCGAGATCTGGGTACCTCCGCCACCGGTACGCGACCTGGAGGAATATCTTGACCACATGCGATGGCTCGCCGCCGAGATCATGCGCAAATTGAGCTGA
- a CDS encoding enoyl-CoA hydratase/isomerase family protein: MDNPFGPELLIEARGPVRIVTLNRPEAMNAANEALHVALQSVWGHLANDTDARAVVLTGAGRAFSAGGDFNHFVELWDDRPARRREIDGARRLLNEMVDFPLPVVAAVNGPAVGLGCNLAVLSDIVLIGQSAYFADPHVSVGLTAADGGAPTWPLLMGLLRAKEYLLTSARIPAEEAVAAGLANRVVADADLLDEAVAVAQRIAALPPQAVQSTKRALNMHVKRAVAGVLEYALSEEFDSFETPEHQALVTDFLERAKAKAR; this comes from the coding sequence GTGGACAATCCTTTCGGCCCCGAGTTGCTGATCGAGGCACGCGGTCCCGTTCGGATCGTGACGCTGAACCGTCCCGAGGCGATGAACGCGGCCAACGAGGCTCTGCACGTTGCACTGCAGTCGGTGTGGGGTCATCTCGCCAACGACACCGATGCCCGTGCCGTTGTCCTCACCGGCGCCGGCCGCGCGTTCAGCGCCGGGGGCGACTTCAACCACTTCGTCGAACTCTGGGATGACCGACCGGCGCGTCGCCGTGAAATCGACGGCGCCCGAAGGCTGCTGAATGAGATGGTCGACTTCCCGTTGCCCGTGGTGGCCGCCGTCAACGGCCCCGCTGTCGGGCTGGGGTGCAACCTGGCGGTTCTCAGCGACATCGTCTTGATCGGGCAGAGCGCTTACTTCGCCGACCCGCACGTCAGTGTCGGACTCACCGCGGCCGACGGGGGCGCACCGACCTGGCCGCTGCTGATGGGCCTGCTCCGCGCCAAGGAATATCTGCTGACCAGTGCGCGCATCCCGGCCGAGGAAGCCGTCGCGGCAGGTCTGGCGAATCGGGTGGTCGCCGACGCTGATCTTCTCGACGAGGCCGTCGCGGTCGCACAACGCATCGCCGCACTGCCGCCCCAGGCCGTGCAGAGCACCAAGCGCGCCCTCAACATGCACGTGAAGCGCGCGGTGGCCGGCGTTCTGGAGTACGCGTTGTCCGAAGAGTTCGACTCGTTCGAAACGCCCGAGCACCAAGCACTTGTCACCGACTTCCTGGAAAGGGCCAAGGCCAAGGCCAGATGA
- a CDS encoding class I adenylate-forming enzyme family protein, whose product MTWLEGVLATHTGSDRFAVIDEAAAVTGREFVGKIATATEFLTALNTADGQPVPALLTTNADSLALLLGGAAADKPLAPLNPRLTAAELDAVVRATGSPVLVTEPAFTPVADEVAATAGVRAVAVPRLPVSSSQVSAHCGAAAFHLHTSGTTGAPKPVPFTDEVLRARTEILCGLVGFTPDDRFATGSPLHHIGGLGNTLVAVAAGAAVLATSRFSTDWWRGLRRLEATHCLLVPTMIEMLLAEKLLDMVPLKTLIYGAAPITPHTLQRVLRVLPDIALVNLFGQTEGSPITCLGPDDHRRAAAGDGALLRTVGRPVPGLRLRIDEPDAAGVGEVLAAAPHLSVHADDGWLHTGDLGAVDADGYLHLHGRRHDMVVRGGENVYPLEVENVLAAHPGVGAVGVVGVPDARLGETLAAFIVPADPARPPAPAELATFTRARLAGFKVPAYWYPVDALPLNAAGKVLRTALRGQHVMESAQQPSFEGQ is encoded by the coding sequence ATGACTTGGCTCGAAGGTGTCCTCGCCACACACACCGGCAGCGATCGCTTCGCTGTCATCGATGAAGCCGCGGCAGTCACCGGCCGCGAGTTCGTCGGCAAGATCGCCACGGCCACGGAGTTTCTGACGGCGCTGAACACCGCTGATGGTCAGCCGGTGCCCGCACTGCTCACCACCAACGCCGACTCGCTGGCGTTACTGCTCGGCGGCGCGGCTGCCGACAAGCCGCTGGCACCACTGAACCCGAGGCTGACCGCAGCCGAACTGGACGCTGTCGTGCGCGCGACCGGCTCTCCCGTCCTGGTGACCGAACCCGCGTTCACCCCGGTCGCCGACGAGGTCGCCGCGACCGCCGGAGTGCGGGCGGTGGCGGTGCCGAGGTTGCCGGTGTCGTCGTCGCAGGTCTCGGCGCATTGCGGGGCCGCCGCGTTTCATCTGCATACCTCCGGCACGACCGGGGCCCCCAAACCCGTCCCGTTCACCGATGAGGTGCTGCGCGCACGAACCGAAATACTCTGCGGACTGGTCGGATTCACACCTGACGACCGCTTTGCGACCGGCTCACCACTGCATCACATCGGCGGCCTCGGCAACACCCTCGTCGCGGTGGCGGCCGGCGCCGCCGTCCTGGCGACCAGCCGGTTCTCCACCGACTGGTGGCGCGGCCTGCGACGCCTCGAAGCCACTCATTGCCTGCTGGTCCCCACCATGATCGAGATGTTGCTCGCCGAGAAGCTGTTGGACATGGTGCCGCTGAAAACCCTGATCTACGGTGCCGCGCCGATCACGCCGCACACCCTGCAGCGTGTCTTGCGGGTGCTGCCCGACATCGCGCTGGTGAACCTGTTCGGCCAAACCGAAGGCAGTCCCATCACCTGCCTCGGACCTGACGATCACCGCCGGGCCGCTGCAGGTGACGGCGCGCTGCTGCGCACGGTCGGCCGGCCGGTGCCCGGTCTACGGCTGCGTATCGACGAGCCGGACGCGGCGGGAGTCGGCGAGGTCCTGGCCGCGGCACCGCACCTGTCGGTGCACGCGGACGACGGCTGGCTGCACACCGGCGACCTCGGCGCGGTCGACGCCGACGGCTACCTGCATCTGCACGGTCGACGACACGACATGGTGGTCCGCGGCGGCGAGAACGTCTACCCGCTCGAAGTCGAGAACGTGCTCGCCGCCCATCCCGGTGTCGGGGCCGTGGGTGTCGTCGGGGTACCGGATGCGCGGCTGGGCGAGACGCTCGCGGCGTTCATCGTGCCCGCCGATCCGGCGCGGCCACCGGCTCCCGCAGAGCTGGCGACGTTCACCCGGGCGCGGCTGGCCGGGTTCAAGGTTCCGGCCTATTGGTATCCCGTCGATGCGCTGCCGCTCAATGCCGCCGGTAAGGTGCTCCGCACCGCGCTGCGCGGCCAGCACGTGATGGAGTCGGCGCAGCAGCCATCGTTCGAAGGGCAATGA
- a CDS encoding TetR/AcrR family transcriptional regulator, which translates to MSSKNPKAPEVSRRRARNSLSHEEILEAALKMTEADGLAQLSMPALARNLGCAVMSIYKYFRNKDALLDALAHRVMRDLHRRLPPAGDGDWDVELVAYFTAYRDLMEDTPAYREVVLYASTSVVRAALTPAQWRRLDTGIGLLHRAGLPLSDAVRVYNVCYNFTRAYVAYEHTVRAAASNRPDTEGAAEDPLDGAEYPLLAALPDPTAAIDINEDGFRLSLELLTAGISRTFGIPLTA; encoded by the coding sequence ATGTCGTCGAAGAACCCCAAGGCACCGGAGGTATCGCGCCGCCGTGCCCGAAACTCGTTGAGCCACGAGGAGATTCTCGAGGCGGCACTGAAGATGACCGAAGCCGACGGGCTGGCGCAGCTGAGCATGCCCGCGTTGGCACGCAACCTCGGCTGCGCCGTCATGAGCATCTACAAGTACTTCCGAAACAAAGATGCGTTGCTCGACGCACTCGCACACCGGGTGATGCGCGACCTGCACCGGCGGCTGCCGCCGGCCGGCGACGGCGATTGGGATGTCGAGTTGGTCGCTTACTTCACCGCCTACCGCGACCTGATGGAGGACACCCCCGCGTATCGGGAGGTCGTGCTGTACGCATCCACGTCGGTCGTGCGGGCGGCGCTGACCCCGGCTCAGTGGCGACGCCTGGACACCGGCATCGGACTCCTGCACCGCGCCGGGTTACCGCTCTCCGACGCCGTGCGGGTCTACAACGTCTGCTACAACTTCACCCGCGCTTACGTGGCCTACGAACACACTGTGCGCGCCGCCGCCTCGAACCGGCCGGACACCGAAGGCGCAGCTGAGGATCCGCTCGATGGCGCCGAGTATCCGCTGCTCGCCGCCCTGCCCGATCCGACCGCCGCGATCGACATCAACGAGGACGGCTTCCGGCTCAGCCTCGAACTGCTCACCGCGGGAATCTCACGAACCTTCGGTATTCCGCTGACGGCGTGA